DNA from Cheilinus undulatus linkage group 20, ASM1832078v1, whole genome shotgun sequence:
ACTGATCATTagacaaaaaagagcaaaagagaAATGAGCATTTCCTAActtgaaatgataaaataaacacaatgaaaaatataatttatgcATCTTGCAGAAATGTATCCTGTTAATGATTCATAAAGTGTGCAGTCACGTTGTTGTCAAAGAACAGCAGCTGTAGGGGTTATTCATGCTAAGTCACAGCTCGTGTGAGCCAGTAACTGGCTGCAGACTGATTAATGTAAACAAGGGAGGGAACGCTGTGATGAGATGGTTCTCTTAGCTCTGCTCATCTTCTTGCTTctaaatgtaactttttttcGTCCTGTAATTTTTGTGCCtgcttcttctttgttgtttaaaaGCAGTTAGCAAATAATTACGGGCACTGCTACAACCTGGACTGGAGTGTGGATATTCCATGGAGGTCGTGtgtgtttgaattttttcaCCATTCAGATGTAGTCCTCAGGTGACTGCTAGAGGTGTTACGATTCATCCGTGTATATTGATATATCAattggttgattgatgatcTAATCAGATCAATGGACAGTCAAAACATCAATCTAAATTAATGCTTCaagctatgcttttattttgaaattccccctgcacgcctgttgacagtttcctCCCCAGGCAGCGTCCTCAACAAGCTAGATGCaagctagctaactagcagtaGTGGCTTATAGTTTTGCggctgagggaaagaggatTTCCTGTACAAGATCGttcacagataaaaacactCTACTCGTCAAGGCTGAGGTAGCGCGAGTACCGTCTGCAGCAGACTGCAGATACgcagagaggaaaaagtccGCTGCTGCATGTCTCCTTTGATGCGCTGATTTTATCTCACATCAGATTTATAATGAGAACATAATCTATCCAAACTTAAcgtggttcaagcaggacagctgctcCCTTCATACCCCCCACCTCCTCACTCTTGTTATGAGGCTGCTCATCACTAAAGtgtcttttataataaaatttTGCTCCAATCTAAACCTTCTCTTCATTAAAATCATGgtagcaataaataaaaaaaataaatatttaattattaaaaCATCATACGCCCCATATTTAACCTTAGTTAAATCTCATAAGATAtataaagtacaaaaatgaacaaTCTGCCACATTAATAGGCCCCTGTGTCAAGTATAGAGGGCTGATATAGAGCAGAAATGTACGTTGAAATCCATGTGTGTGTAAAtaagttttagaaaaaaatctagaatgggaacacaggccaaacattttgatcatttttataaaggGCTGcagaaaaagtataaaaaactggtgctttagagtGATCTGAGGATTTGAGGCAATATAAACGTATGGCACTGAAgatgtttgctttttaaatcaacatgttttaacacaaatgttcatAGTTGTGcctaatttaaaggtaatcaggtctttgttgcttttgttaaagagatattttcATTAACTACAGAGACCAGTCTataatttaattgcagaaacacttttttctgtaactatgtgaaatttttgcataaaatcgcCGATATTGTTCCTGGGCCCCATATTGAATCGAATTGAAATCGTATTGTGGCAGACTTTGTGATATTGGAAAATATCATATTATttttagggctgaatgatttgcaaaaataatctaattgcaattttttgctattAATATGCTATAATATGCTATTATTCTTGGGtatcttgtgtattttctgaCAAATTCAAGCTCTAAATAATTCTATAAATAAGTCCATgtatattgaaaacaatgaaatgattTCCAAAGCAATTAACCCATAGTAGCaggaatctgaatatgagggtacaacaagctttaagctataaaggaggcggctagggtgggggaggtgaggctggctaccagctgatcacagctggggtatggctttcatgaagtaacgcttcattagttttagacagaatgagctaactatttttgttgtattgcaaatgtgatgtcatttgctttgtttaagggcctTATCATTACttttgatcaagaaaaacaaacataaaacacaaaaaggaggatttttgtaaaccattataaaaaaaaaactgacacttgaatgtttgcattgttCATAAATTCCtggaaaaaattgatttattaaactggtattttgacacatttcaaggtaaagaaatattgcaacttctgcgatttgaaaattgcagcaggccatattgcgatttaatctaatttgtgattaattgcccagccctaattgtTGTCTAATAAATCGATATTGTATTAGGATGAAACtagtgatttacacccctagtgaCTGCTTTCACTGAACTGGGACATCTGAACTGTGACAAATCAGCACCAATACAACTACTATTGCACCCCTAATTAGTAGAAAAAATTTTTGATGTTAAGTAAATTTAAAGGGGAGTAAATAATCTGAATCCCAAAGTAGCCTGTAGCACTAGTTTCTTtagattttcattttaactAAAATATTCCGCACTAGCAAGCCGTGCTGATTTAATAAACAATCCCCTCACAAAGAAGCTGCATTTGTCCTGTTTTCATTAACAATGTTTGTGCCCTGTATTGAAATTGcatttacaaataaatcaaagtCTCTGCACACATGATGTTGAGTTTTACAATGACTAGACTTAAGGCcatttgttaaaaatgaaaaataaatgggaaaaaaattaaacagaggATTTTTTGTCAACCCTGCATTAAATTGTAAATAATTTTTACCTGTCAAATAAAACAATGTGGCTGATTAATTATGTGGTTTCACAAAGACTTAATTTGCTTCTATGAATTCCAGGAATGTCCATACActcttttaaaaaagcagcagaggcCTAAACGCCAGTACAGTTTCCCGTCTGTCGAACTGAGGTGCAGACAGAAGCTATTACACAAAAAGTTTAGACATCCTGCACACTGAGAAACCACAAAGCAAAGGAAGTTGGTGCTTTTAACACTAAGTAGTATGTGTGAGAGGCAAAAGCcaactgctgttttttaaacttgctatgatatattttttaatcaagtacAAACAAATATCAATGACTGGTATAAGATACAGGGACATTTCAGGGGTATGATGCGTGTAAGTATCATTTCTGGCACTAAGTGAGTCTTTTCAACTACGTCAAAGCTTTCTGTGAGTCTGTGTAGTTAATTGTTTAGAAGTTTTGGCTATCTTTCATGCTGCACCAGCTTCCTGATTCCACCCTGTCTCTGTCCGGGCACCACATTCCCTGTTTCTAAATGACGGAGGAAATCCCTAAAGAGTGTTGCAACCACCATCTGAGGAAGAGCAGGAAACTACAACATGCTGCCTCTCTTAACCAATATACCACCCACCTCGGGGCAGTCCCTCCCCGATTACAATATATATCACTGTATTGTGTAtgattttatgtttatgttaCTAGACCCTCAAGAGTGAGAGAGGACATACCTGCACTTCCCCTTAGTCCTTAGAATCTGAATACTTGCTCTGAAACATGGAGGTAATCGGTCTCTCTTAATTCAAATAAAACTGGCCTATAACTTTGCATGAAGTGATGATCAAGATCAAAAAAGATCGGGTATGGTTCATTCGACATTTAAATCTTTAAGTGGATCAAATATAAAAAGCTGCTATTAAACATCTATTCACTTAATTATAAAAAAAGCTGCTCACTTTACATTTTGATTGCAGTGTCTGTCTCGATGCCAGTGTCAATGAAATGGAGGATTTGAgactatttctgacatttatgGCTGACATGAGTAATTCAGCTACAGCACGATGgaactgggaaaaaaatatatttgatttattcatttaggaGTTTTTTAACCATGCAATAGCAATCCTACATTGATAAAGGATAAATTGTAatagtatatttaaaaaaaaaaaaaaaagtagctcAATGAAGAGCATTAATAAAGCCAAACCATGAGAGACTTGCACTTAAGAGGAGGGACTTGTTCCCATGTCTGGCGCATgcaaaaaaaatactgataattttatagggatgcacagatgcatggTTTCATGCTGCCATCTAGTACATCCACTACTGGTTTAGAGTTGTATTATTGGGCTGAACATATGAGCTGTTGGAAAAAatcaaatctgttttcattgtcaGACTCCCACACCATAAGAAGTCcgtgtgtagctgggttcctgtgttACCTTGGTTTctatgttttcagtgtttttatagtACCTATGATGCCAGTGCTCTACTGATCACTGATGTTTTAGTTTGTATGGTTACAATGCCtgcacactattgatattcccTCATGGTTTACTTGGTGTCTGTGACATCTAGGTTCTGATATTATTAGTTTATCTACTTGATCATGTTCTCTGCTCTTGCACTGTTGGGTTCTATTGATGTTTCTGGGTATCATTGATctgttgtctctgttttttcttaGTTGCTTTGCTCTTAACCATggcaaagcactttgtaaacctttgtttttgaaagtcttctataaataaagttatcatacattatcattataaaaacaatagaaaaactATTATTTTAAACAACTGTAATAGCATCTGATCTGATCTATAATCAGTGTATCATTTTACAACGATTTCAAGATTGCTGATTATGTTTCTACAGTGTTTTATGCTTTTGCCTCATGGGCAAATAAAGAGCTCTTGCTGGAACTACTACATTGAATTTTGTGTATTACATGCAACATAAATGTCCCTTTGCCAGTCACAATCTGTTTAAATAATAAACTGCACAacttttagttagttttagagTTGTTACAGATGTTTTTTCATGCCACAAGTTTTTTGCCTGATGTTACAAGACTATccacctctgtagcaccagtaCTATGAGCACAGTTAACATACAGCCCTGCTAGTTTCTCTGGATTTTCAAGCAGGAAATGAAAGTACACTGACAAGCCAAGCATCGAAGGaacacaaacccacacacagGCAAACATCACACATCAGGTCAGAGATAAAGAGGGGCGGACTTGTTCCTTCACACACTCCAGCCTCAGACCCTCAGCTCCACAATGACACCTCGGGTCAGCCAGCGGCCTCAGTGGTTACCAATGATCTCCTCGCTCTACGCCATGGTCCCGAATCTGCTTGTCTCTGCTCTCATCCTGGGTATGACTTCTACCACCTTAAAGATTTAATTTTATATATcgttttaaaatggaaaatggaAATTCTCTCTTAGAATTTCCTGTTTTCTGGGTTTGCTGCATGTTTCCATGAGTGTCCATTGTTCTCTGTGAGTGGGGCTGATGAAGGAAATAGAGCATTATAGTCTCAgataaactgctgctgtgggagatttcagaaaaatgtgctTGACTAGTGCATGTGAGGTTAAAGAAATTCACTGAACTGTGTTTGCAGGTGTTGTGAAATCACAAACAGCCAACACGACTGAAGGAGAACTGAGCAGCGTTCAAGGAAACCAAACGTTCATCACATCTACAGCAGTCTACAGTAAGATATATATTTGTTAAGATTAGTGTTTATAGTATAGTATATATATAgtattgtttcatttatttaacttaggagccttttgatttttttatattattaactgtttgataccacagaaacacaaagagtAATTCAAAACACCCAATCTTGGGTAATCTGCTGTTTTACTAAGTAAAAATTGAATGCAAACtcaaaacattggcaacatttgggaaAATAGATTAAATTGATCAggaccaaaagaaaaaaaaccctaaaatttACATTGTATTTCTGTTAGGCTAATTAATTTATACACATTTCATCACACGTGTACTTTGCTGTATCATAaatgcagaaacatgaaaatgtttcCATCAGGGGAGCTTCTGTGACTGAAAATTTGGCAattgtatttaaaaaactgctgaaacaacaacatttaaatctttcaaaaaacagCTTCAGCTTTAATGTAATGTTCCTAAGCATGGGCGTAGttcaggggggaaaagggtactgattccccgagcccacagtagggagggacCCTTGACATGCCTGTACGGAAGCCAattggggtaaaaaaaaaaaaaaaagaaaaaaatatgaaagtaCAGCAATCCTTGAAAAAATATTCTAAGTcataatcataaaataaaagatcgttattataagataaaaaaaggcattattatgatataaaaagtcagaattagaggaaaaaagtaataataatgagataGTCAAGATACATGATGAGAAGTGAAgattatgaattaaaaactcaaaattatgacataaaaaatataattgacTAAATgacttttattctcataattttgactttgttttaattatgattttttttaatctcttaattttacattttaatcttataattatgacttttgatttctttttttaattccttacttccacatttttctattttgagtggcagaaatgggcttccatatacctacaatgaaaagtgtttttattcaatCTTTCTtaataattagtgtcattattgtatcaaaagtgactaaatgaatcagtcaacagactgaaacttgtatcaaatagagtaaaatacaattctgGGGGGGCTCTctctttaaaatgtccaaatagcATGGTCCAGCACTACAagataatgcaagtaaatttaatttagccaTAGTAAAAAATTGcttataaactgtaaaattagggttaaaaaatacctcaaaatgcacatatatttgtaaaaatgatgcaacatttgttgctttgctAGCCGGCTAAGGGGATccctgtgtaatattttttctaggggccctaaatccctagctacgcccctgttCCTAAGTCTTCAAACACGGCAGATATTtctcaaattcaaaataatcaatatttgtTTGCAGGTACACTGAAGCCGGGCAATTCGACATCCAGTTTGCACAAAGATGAGCTGCATCAGATTAAGGATGAActtgaaaacaaccaaacatctGTGATCACAGAAGATGAGGGTAAGCAATTATAGAGGAAACTCTAAGCCTCATCAGTGCCTTTATATTTCCTGTATGTAATCACGGTTTTAAGGTTGAATCGCTGTTGAATCACATTGTAAGAGCTCAGTAGTCTACTCTGATTTTTGCATTTCAGCAAAGAAAGTATCGCTATTTGCAGATTTGCCATTGAAATGTAGGATctgcacaaacattttttgcGTAGAAATGTAGAATCTGTTCACAGGAGTGCTGATTTCCAGCATGTCTTCTTGTTTCTGAATGGATTATTTGTTGTCTGAGCTGTGCAGACCAATCACAAATCAGCATGTTTTGGTGATTCAGAGACAAGATTTATTATAGGGCAGGAAGAGGGACTCTTCGACAAATTCTGATACGATTTCATGGTCAaagaaaagatgagaaaaaatgttACTGTTGTATGAGTGTTACACCCAAATACACATTGAAAAAAGTATCTGCCATTAGCTGAGTTGTTATCTCAGCTAATGCGTCTCTGCATCTCTTATAAACTGAGCTCTACAAATTCAGCTGTGCATACACATAAATAAATTTACTGAACCAAAGAAAATCCTGATTTAAATTAGACCCTCTATTCATTGCAGACTAGGTTAACCTAATCGGTGGGTTGAGTCTGCGGGTCAGCAGGTAGTCTAAATGAGCTTAAAAACACATGGGAAGCTTATGCAGCATACTAAACTACTTTTAACATCACTATGTTTTTGAAATAACTCATGGCAGACAAGCATGCTCATGCCTTTCTACATATGATTTATATTACATATATGGAATTACATAGAAAATAACTTCACAACcttgttttttcttattttataagGATAATAACATGACCCACTCATTTCAGCCTACATAGTGAGATTTCCAAACATACTGTCATTATGACAGCAGGCTTGATCACTGAGGCAAACTGAACATAAATCCACAGGTCAGGACGTAAAGAAAACTGTTAGGAACCAGGAGCCATCACTGTTTGTCTCCTCTTCTTTGTCTGTAAAAAAACACTAAGGTTAACATTTGAATATCTATGAATATCTATCTAGTGTcttaataaaatgtatttgccGATGCAGTGACGGAGTGCAAAGCAGGCACTCAACAGAGCAACTATTGCATAAATTAAACTAAATCTTGCACCTTCCTGTATGATGGTGATGAGATCTCAGCGctacaaaatgatcacaaaatgACCTCATTTTAGTCTGCATCACCACTTTCATTGTATCTTCAACCTCACTCTCTATCCTTGACAGGctacccctctctctctttggtcAGACCATCTGCACGATTTAGCAATGACTAGAAATCATCAAACAACTAAGGTGTCATCCCCACAATACAGTTCAGCTAACAATCTATatccagaggttctcaaccttttcatcccatgacccccaaaataaaggtgtaagagaccagggacccccacccccactaaacctgaaggtggttgaggCATAGTTGAACACAACAATGCACAGTCAAGATAGTtatgtgcagacttacatttttagtttttttaaacattaattttacttcagcataaatctcaccgaATTACCACGTTTATATagtacatttaactaatttcatgcattttttaaaaacatttgtaaaatatataaattcaaataaattgGAAATATTCTTTGGTTCtggggggtcctgaccccactttgagaaccactgctattgTCAACCAAACATTTAAACCATTAGTCCAAAGTGATCAAATAAGACACCAGTCTGCTAAAATTTTTAAGTTAAGCAAAGCTAAGCAAACTTTAATCCTCTCAACTGTGAGTAAATTAcattaaagtttgtttctttttgggGGTGAGGGGCTTGTACTACTGAAGTGATTGCAGCCATTGTACAACAGAAATTCTATTTCTAAACTGAGATGGATGAACAGGCACTTCTTCATTATCTTATGGACCAAGGACTGACAGCTTTACTTTGCAGATGTAAACACCACAAGTATTAGGAATTCTCTTTTTCCAGAAGACATTTAGTACTGACATCTGGCTTCACCACAATTACAGAGACATTCACATTAACTCCCAAAAGTATAGACCACAGTGTTTTCCCTACCATTCTATTAGGGGGGGTGCCCCGCCCCCCCGAACATCGGGTCaattatatttaaatgtattttctatTAAGCCCCAGATCACAACAGAACTCATCCAAGTATACCTTTCCTTTAGAGCAGGTCTCTACCTGGTCTCTTTATTAACAagcaaaatgtatttaatttcttACTCCTGGTTTTCTGCTCAGTCCCTCTGACTCTATGACCAGAGCTGAGCTCACTGACGCTCTCTGACCAGAGAGCCCCACCCCCTTCTCCCCGTGTCAGAGCTTAGGTCTAATGTTTGCTAGGATGCTTTGATTCAGTATCATGAAAGAGTTCTCCAATGCAACTGATTAATGCTCTAAAGTTGTGTATGAACTGATGCCCCGCTTGTTTTACGTCTGAGATAGTTAAATCAGCGCTGAATTCTGGCGCAAGATTGCAGCAATTACGTACAATTTATTAAATTTTCTCTACAAGTCTGACACttgtaatgcaggaaaatcctgcaaTCCCCCATATATTATGCTGCAAACTGACAAACCAGTGGGAAATGTGGGTCAGAATCAATGACATTTGGGCTCATGTCTGCACCAGCTCCCGCTTGATTTTCTCACCACAGCAGGCAGACATACGCACGGTCCCTCACAAGTGTATATGGCAGGTGGGCTATGACTATCAGAGGGGATCAGCTCCTATACAgagtacaaaaaaatcatttccaaCCCTGTCattcatacatgcatgcattcataaataaataattatagatagatagatagatagatagatagatagatagatagatagatagatagaatgTTATATGCTGGAATTTGAAAAACACAATGATTCCTTTAAGTGTTTGTGTCATGTCCCGCTGAACACCcccaagaaaaaaaagctgtaaacctaggggaaacactggaccatctaTTAGAACAGTGgctctcaaatggtgtgccttcagacaagtctaggtgtgccttgggaattcaTCTAACTTTACAATAGTACTACAACTGTGCAAAACTTAAGACACTATAACCAATGTCCTTACTGCATGCAAGCGTTacacattgcattgcatcatgcagcattgcatgctcactgtccatctgttatctgttaaatatgcaaatgtaatctgaggtatggtgcctctaatggctgtgagccacatagttttgtctccatgttagcacaAGTCAGATCTTAACATTTCATAAGTGGTTATGAAAAATATCCATGCACTACACTACACTTAGTAAAACAAGCTATCAAGTTTAgggagtgagaaaagtggaagaaaactaagaatatcctctggtgggacactcctggttccttgtcatcctctgtgcaacctctttccttgttacttgtccatcttaataggagcgacagagagaaaataggaacagggtgactggggataaacctgaggagctgcagtgcatcacttgcagagtgtcaggatgctacaaaaggaTACTCTGTAACCAAACTGATGTTGTAGCTGGCGCTTGCTCACTTTGCATGCAGTTGGGACATGTTGCCTACACATgctaaaaaggcttttttttgcaaggacattaatatggtgtgccttgagacgtCAGCTTGAtttgccttgggcaaaaaaagtttgaaaaccactgtatTAGAAGATGACACATGATAATTGCCAATAGATGCCAAGATTAATAACAGATGCCAGGACTGAAAAGATAGtgacaaataaatcaaacatcttcaacaaaaatttaaatctaGGTTTACATTTGGCATTAAACTGTTGTTTTAACTGTCTGAAGGTAGCAAATAATAGGAAAATGTCACATACTGATATCATTTTGTGCTGTGcatatatattaaaaatactATTCTGACTTTTCAGAGGACTTTCAGGAGCAGGAGATCAAGTTTCCAGGCAGACACTGCAATCAGGACGCGCTGGTAGAATACAGCCACAGCTACTGTGGAGCGATTTTTTACATGGAGATGTCGTCAATCAGCACTGAAAAATGGTGTGTCCTCGATAATATCATCAGGTAAGGATGACTAAGAATCTACATGACAGACCTGAATAATTTTgcgcaatgtttttttttttttttttatgaactcTCTTAATTTCTTCCTGATTTGACtgagaaaatttgaaaatagtTTTTTATGAGGCTACACAGgttaatttctatttttataatAACTTTCACAATGCGATATtggttgggaaaaaaaaagcaatttgttgattttcccaaattgttcagccccaTTCCAtacttttttttggggggaggaAATTATTCACAAATGAGCAGATAAACAAAACTGAAAGTTGAAGTTGTAGTCACACTACTACACATAAAACACTGCACGTATCATGAATATGTGACTTAAGTTAACTGTAAGTGCTCTTATATTGTCCTAATATAACAGATAATGCAAAATACTAGAAAGCACAGTGGTCCTCTCTGCTTCAGGGTtttaaaacatcacatttaagactttttatgccCTGAATTGAGAAAAAATGATATCACAAATTGCACGgcaaacaatcaaaaatgaaagacCTGAGATTTCTTGGTACATTAGACCAatgctgaatttttaaaatatcagatgGTTTAGAGCCAAGAAATCTTAGGCcataaatgcccaaatttgatgatttctggcacatttaaaatgtctctgttCTATCATTATGTGGTATGATGATATtcattgaacacattttagcagGTGTGCTTACCTGATCCTAAACAGTCTAACTATTAAAAGCAGAATCCCACCTTTTGTCAAGGAAGACCAGTTAAAATAAGGGTGGCCTGCATGAATTTTAAGTGGCCAACCTATTAGCCCAAATGTTAGAGAACTGGACTAGTGTTTCACAACAATACAGAGTATATTAAATCATAGTGAGTAATGTTAAATGAGAGAGGAGTCTGGGGGTCCTCCTCAAGAACATTTTGAGCATCCAACACTGAATTCCCTGAATTATGGAGAATATATGACAGCAATTTGTGGAAGAATTCAGTTAGATATACAAAATCACTGACTATCAAAAAAGGACACTAGGTCCTTGATCAAGCTCACATTCTTCCTGGAATTTGTGGACAAACATATCcaaaaaagaatgacaaaaaaacaaagattttcagACTTGTCAAGGAT
Protein-coding regions in this window:
- the LOC121528271 gene encoding uncharacterized protein LOC121528271, whose translation is MTPRVSQRPQWLPMISSLYAMVPNLLVSALILGVVKSQTANTTEGELSSVQGNQTFITSTAVYSTLKPGNSTSSLHKDELHQIKDELENNQTSVITEDEEDFQEQEIKFPGRHCNQDALVEYSHSYCGAIFYMEMSSISTEKWCVLDNIIRPYNNMTLCLEKLSNLVGCYYPNPNIQDFFIEIHSYYFHNCSNEELLLVDAPQSLVIVLTLIPVSLIPVLVYLVIWKSKVQE